Within the Candidatus Cloacimonas sp. genome, the region ATGTTTGATCCCTCTTTGCGTCTAATTCCTTTTGCCTACAGCAATCTCTCACTGGTTTATAATGTCTCTTTAATAAAAAATCCTCCTCAATCGTTTGGTGAATTGCAAGACGCCAAATATTTAGCTCAAATCGCTATTTGTGATCCAATGGTTTCTGGTTTGGGAAGAGCCACTTTATTGTGGAGCGTTGCCCTTTTTGGACCCGATGGCTATGAATATATGTGGCAGAGTTTACGCAAGAACATTTATAAGACCTATAGTAACCAAAGTGAAGCTTTGGAGGCATTAAAAAAAGGTGAATGTTCATTAATGATTGGTTATAATACAACCTCTGCCTTTTTACAAGAAATGGATCCAATGAATCGTAATTTTGAGATTTCTATGCTTAAAGAAGGCAGCTTTCAGTATATTGAATCAATTGGAATTCATCGAGGAACTCAAAAATCAGCTTTATGCTCTAAATTTGTAGATCACCTTCTCTCAGCTGAAACGCAAAAAATGGTAATTTATAAAATGGGGATGTTTCCTGCCAATCGTAAAACACTATTACCAATGCACTTTTCCGCTATACCTTTCATTACTTACAGTGTGAATGATAGGATATCCAATAACCTGATTCAAGAACAGATATTTTACTGGCTGGATTTTTGGGAACGCCTATTTGGTTATCAAATTTAGCAAGAGCTAAACCAT harbors:
- a CDS encoding thiamine ABC transporter substrate-binding protein, with translation MFDPSLRLIPFAYSNLSLVYNVSLIKNPPQSFGELQDAKYLAQIAICDPMVSGLGRATLLWSVALFGPDGYEYMWQSLRKNIYKTYSNQSEALEALKKGECSLMIGYNTTSAFLQEMDPMNRNFEISMLKEGSFQYIESIGIHRGTQKSALCSKFVDHLLSAETQKMVIYKMGMFPANRKTLLPMHFSAIPFITYSVNDRISNNLIQEQIFYWLDFWERLFGYQI